CAGTGCTCAGGCGTGTGCGTGCCCGGTACGACGGCGTGCGACCCAGCCGAGGACGACGTCCACCGCGAGGAAGCCGGCGAGCGGGACTCCGGCAAGCGCCCCGACAGCGCCCCCGCGCTCCCCAACACCACCAACACGATGGCCGATTGATCGGTTACACCATCACGTGGGACGCCATCCCTCTTTCTCAGCCAGCACATCCGCACCGCAGCCGCAGCGACTACGTCAGCCGGGTGAGGCGGGCTGACAGGCTCACTCGCGGACTACGACGGCCTGCTGCGCCATGGAACACGGGGGTCGCGACACCGCGGTCGCGGTGCTAGATCAGCCGGCCTCTCGGCCCCGGAGAGTCCCGGCCCCGACACCAGCCGCACCAGTCACACGTAGTGGTCAGACACTGTCTGGGACGGTGGGAGTGCCTGACGGGACTGCCGGGGCAGGACGCGTTTGCCAGAGCCTGCGCACCGCATCCGGCTTCTGCAATGCGGCGGGCGCCGTCTGATCCGAGCCGCTGCCACGGCTGAGGTGCACACCGATCGCTGACGTCGTCAGGCTCAGTACGGCGGCTGCGCACCTGGCGATCCGGAAGTCGTGACGTGAGGTGGCACCGACGTGGGAGCCGACCACCGCGACCAGGACGGTGACGCCGATCGCGGCGGAGATCTGGCGGCCTGTCCGGGAACGTCGCGCGATGCGCGGGAGCGGCGCGCAGGAGCCAGGCGCAGTCTGGACAGTGGAGGTGGGTTGCCGTGGCGCACAACGAAGCCATTTCGCCCGTCGAGGGTGCGGCAGTACTGGAAGCCCTGTTCCACCAATCCCCGACCGGCCTGATGCTCCTGGACACGGAACTGCGGATCCTATGGATCAACGTCAACACGCCGGTCCTGAAATCGGGCACCCCTGAAGAGATCATAGGCCGGCACTTCACCGACGTATGTGACCTTTCCGCGCCCGGTGAGGTCGAGGCGATGCTGCACGGCGTGCTGGAGAGCGGCGCGCCCGCTCGGGGGCGACGATTGGAGGTGCGTCCGAAGGGCGCGCCGGGGCCGGAGTACCGGTTCTCCGTCTCGGCATTTCGTCTTGAGGACGCGCAGGGCAGGATCCTGGGAGTGCTGACGGAGATACTTGGTGTCACCGAATGCGAAAAGGTACGCGCCCGTCTGCGCCTTCTCGGCTCGGTGCGCGATCGCGTGGGACAGACCCTCGACGTTGTGGCCACCTGCGAGGATTTGGTGCAAGCGGTGGTGCCGGACCTCGCCGACCTCGCCGTGGTGGAAGTGGTGGAGGCAGTGGTGCGTGGCGAGGAACCTCCGCCGAGTCCTCTCGGACGGGAGGTGCCGCTGCGCCGTGCGGCCTTCGCCCGCAGTGGCGGCGAGGACCAGGTCCAGGCACATCCGGTGGGTGACGTGCGTGCTCTGCCGTTCCCGACGCCCTACGCCCAGACACTGGCCGACCTCAGGCCACGCCTCGTCGCCCTGGGTCCGGAAACACCTTGGCTGGCGGCCGTCCCGCAGCGCGCCGAGGCGATTCGCGCCTCAGGCGCCCAGAGCCTTGTTACCACTCCCCTGACCCTGCGGGGAAAGGTGCTGGGGCTGATGAGCCTCTACCGCACCGACCAGGGCGACGTCTTCGACCAGGGCGATGTCATCCTCGCCGACGCAGTGGCCGCTCACGCCGCGCTGTGCATCGACAACGCCCGCCGTTATACCCGCGAACACACCATCGCCCTGACGATCCAGCGCCATCTGCTGCTTCCCGAGGTTGCGACGCAGACGACCGTTGAAACCGCGCACATACTGGTGCCCTCTGAAACCGGCGGAGGCTGCGGGTTCGACACATTCGCCCTGTCCGGCGCCCGCACCGCACTGGTGGTCGGCGAAGTAGCCGGCCGAGGCATCCATGCGGCCACCACCATGGGACAGATAGGGACCGCCGCGCACTCTCTGGCCGCGCTCGACCTGGAGCCCGACGAGCTCCTCGCCCGCCTCAACGACACCGCCATCAGCCTGGCCCAGGAACGCGCCGCTCTGCCGCCCGGCGACCCCATGCCGCTCACGGGAAGCTGCGCGTACGCGGTCTACGACCCGCTCGCTGGGACCTGCACCATCGCCCTGGCCGGCCACCCCCCACCCGTCATCGCCCATCCCGATGGGAGCACCCAGATCCCTCACCTACCGAGCGGACCTCCCCTGGGCAGGACCGAAGGACCTCCCTTCGCTGCCACCACGGTCCCTCTCCCCGACGGCAGCGTCCTCGCCTTCTACACGCCGTCCCTCCTGCACACCTCCCAGTCCCCGGAGATCCTCCAACGAGTGCTGGCCCACACTGACCGGCCACTGCAGGATCTGTGCGACGACGTGCTCTACCGGCTACGGAACGACACCCGCCACGGCGACGTCATCCTCCTCCTCGCCCGCACCCACACACTCCCCGCGGACCAGGTCGCCGCATGGCACCTCGACCCCCACCCCAAAGCCGTCGCCACGGCGCGCACCCACGCCCAACACCAAC
The Streptomyces sp. CGMCC 4.7035 DNA segment above includes these coding regions:
- a CDS encoding ATP-binding SpoIIE family protein phosphatase encodes the protein MAHNEAISPVEGAAVLEALFHQSPTGLMLLDTELRILWINVNTPVLKSGTPEEIIGRHFTDVCDLSAPGEVEAMLHGVLESGAPARGRRLEVRPKGAPGPEYRFSVSAFRLEDAQGRILGVLTEILGVTECEKVRARLRLLGSVRDRVGQTLDVVATCEDLVQAVVPDLADLAVVEVVEAVVRGEEPPPSPLGREVPLRRAAFARSGGEDQVQAHPVGDVRALPFPTPYAQTLADLRPRLVALGPETPWLAAVPQRAEAIRASGAQSLVTTPLTLRGKVLGLMSLYRTDQGDVFDQGDVILADAVAAHAALCIDNARRYTREHTIALTIQRHLLLPEVATQTTVETAHILVPSETGGGCGFDTFALSGARTALVVGEVAGRGIHAATTMGQIGTAAHSLAALDLEPDELLARLNDTAISLAQERAALPPGDPMPLTGSCAYAVYDPLAGTCTIALAGHPPPVIAHPDGSTQIPHLPSGPPLGRTEGPPFAATTVPLPDGSVLAFYTPSLLHTSQSPEILQRVLAHTDRPLQDLCDDVLYRLRNDTRHGDVILLLARTHTLPADQVAAWHLDPHPKAVATARTHAQHQLTHWGVDEETAYTTETIVSELVTNAIRYGTPPVQLRLIKDRTLTCEVHDSNALAPRLRHAKTIDEGGRGLFIIAQLAQNWGVRYSLDGKIVWAEQTLPPAASPHPQQRS